From a single Adhaeribacter swui genomic region:
- a CDS encoding T9SS type A sorting domain-containing protein, which yields MNTKLHCCNKIWENRLPAIFWRFVFLVLCFTFWFTSATWAQSKQWDKTFGGSNTEEFTSMIVTPDGGYLLGGYSTSGISGDKTQPSKGQADYWVVKVDAGGNVIWNKSIGTSSYDYFKELIATPDGGYLLGGTTFSDINGDKSGQGKGDFDYWIVKLDANGNKVWDKTYGGNSSDSFQAVVATSDGGFLLGGTSFSSKSGDKSQAGRGGLDRDYWVVKIKANGTKIWDKTITGDSDDRLEDIIVTPDGGFLLGGSSYSDIGYHKTGESRGAGDYWVVKLDSKGTKVWDKTLGGNSTDNLYSLALTHDGGYLLGGSSESNVSGDKRASSKGSSDFWIVKIDSVGARVWDKVIGSRDYDNFSSLVAIPGGGFLLGGTTQGGIGADKTEISRGSDDYWVVKVNESGTKVWDKTFGGKNYDELHALLTTPDGGYFLGGSSGSGISGEKSGANKGENDFWVLKLEEDNFLDAQWNFRYGGSGNDGLSVVIRTADSGYLYGGSSTSSNSGDRTQLSRGKNDYWIVKADPSGKKLWDRRFGSTEDDYLNSVIETIDGGYLLGGSSLSGVGGDKTQASRGERDYWIVKIDAAGNKQWDKRFGGSGYDELKQVYQLPSGRYILAGTSNSPASGDKTIGSRGGQDFWVVKINSNGTFVWDKRYGGSLNDALQSIAPTLDDGFLLGGSSFSGISGDKTQSTRGNADYWVVRIDGDGNKIWDKRYGGTGTDNLMSLGSTGTATGNFFIAGHSTSGISGDKSQDSWGGKDFWMIKINGNGDKLFDSRFGGTENEELRSIIITADGGYLLGGRSESDVSGDKTQKTQGNSDYWVVKTNSTGVKQWDKRFGGNAYEEIRTVLQTPDGGYLLGGRSDSGISGDRTQASRGSTDFWLVKVAPEILEIRSSEIASSALASEVAISEKALESTVSLNLTAYPNPFQEKVNVHFTLPETQTVQILVYDSKGKVQATLFRGEAQANKTYHLEWQADNQATGMYLLQLQTKTNRSQCKLLLYR from the coding sequence ATGAATACAAAATTACACTGCTGCAACAAGATTTGGGAAAATCGGTTGCCTGCTATTTTTTGGCGCTTCGTATTTCTGGTTTTGTGTTTTACTTTCTGGTTTACTTCTGCCACATGGGCGCAATCTAAACAATGGGATAAAACCTTTGGAGGCAGCAATACCGAAGAATTTACTTCCATGATCGTTACCCCCGATGGCGGTTATTTACTGGGCGGTTACTCTACCTCCGGTATAAGCGGCGATAAAACGCAGCCTAGTAAAGGACAAGCCGACTACTGGGTAGTAAAAGTGGATGCCGGAGGAAATGTTATCTGGAATAAATCAATAGGAACCAGTAGCTATGATTATTTCAAGGAATTAATTGCAACACCAGACGGAGGTTATTTATTAGGCGGTACCACTTTTTCGGATATTAATGGAGATAAAAGTGGCCAGGGCAAAGGCGATTTTGATTACTGGATTGTAAAATTAGATGCCAATGGAAATAAAGTTTGGGATAAAACCTATGGGGGTAATAGTTCTGATTCGTTTCAAGCGGTGGTGGCTACGTCGGATGGCGGTTTTTTGCTGGGCGGCACTTCTTTTTCTAGTAAAAGTGGCGATAAGAGCCAGGCTGGCCGGGGTGGCCTGGACCGGGATTATTGGGTAGTGAAGATAAAGGCAAATGGCACGAAAATTTGGGATAAAACAATAACCGGCGATAGCGACGACCGCCTGGAAGATATTATTGTTACGCCAGATGGCGGTTTCTTATTAGGAGGCAGTTCTTACTCCGATATTGGTTACCATAAAACGGGAGAGTCTAGGGGAGCAGGTGATTACTGGGTAGTTAAATTAGATAGCAAAGGTACAAAGGTGTGGGATAAAACTTTGGGTGGGAACTCTACTGATAACCTTTACAGCTTAGCGCTTACCCACGATGGTGGTTATTTGCTAGGCGGCTCTTCTGAATCTAATGTTAGCGGCGATAAGCGGGCTAGTAGCAAAGGGAGTTCGGATTTTTGGATCGTGAAAATAGATAGTGTTGGCGCCAGAGTCTGGGACAAAGTAATTGGGAGCCGGGATTATGACAATTTTAGCAGCTTAGTGGCTATTCCGGGCGGTGGTTTTTTGTTGGGCGGTACAACCCAAGGTGGCATTGGAGCCGACAAAACAGAGATTAGCAGGGGAAGCGACGATTACTGGGTAGTAAAGGTAAATGAGAGCGGCACAAAAGTCTGGGATAAAACTTTTGGCGGTAAAAATTACGATGAACTCCATGCTCTTTTAACTACACCCGATGGTGGTTACTTTCTCGGAGGTAGTTCCGGTTCTGGTATTAGCGGGGAGAAAAGTGGAGCTAATAAAGGCGAAAATGATTTTTGGGTCTTAAAGCTGGAAGAAGACAATTTTTTAGACGCCCAATGGAATTTTCGTTATGGCGGTTCTGGCAATGATGGATTGTCCGTAGTAATCCGGACAGCCGATAGCGGCTATTTATACGGTGGTTCTTCTACTTCCAGCAATAGTGGTGATCGAACACAACTTAGCCGGGGCAAAAACGATTATTGGATCGTTAAAGCCGATCCATCGGGTAAAAAACTCTGGGACAGAAGATTCGGCAGTACAGAGGATGATTATTTAAACTCGGTTATTGAAACAATTGATGGCGGTTATTTGCTTGGTGGCAGCTCCCTTTCCGGAGTAGGTGGCGATAAAACGCAGGCAAGCCGAGGTGAGCGCGATTACTGGATTGTAAAAATAGATGCGGCTGGTAATAAGCAATGGGACAAACGCTTTGGCGGCAGCGGTTACGATGAACTCAAGCAAGTTTACCAACTACCTTCCGGCAGATATATTCTGGCGGGTACCAGCAATTCTCCGGCTAGTGGAGATAAAACAATAGGTTCCCGGGGTGGTCAGGACTTTTGGGTAGTTAAAATAAACAGTAATGGCACTTTTGTTTGGGACAAACGCTATGGTGGTTCCCTTAACGACGCATTGCAAAGCATAGCACCAACCCTGGATGATGGTTTCTTATTAGGCGGATCCTCTTTTTCGGGAATAAGTGGCGATAAAACCCAAAGCACCCGGGGCAATGCCGATTACTGGGTGGTACGGATTGATGGCGATGGCAACAAAATATGGGATAAGCGCTATGGCGGTACCGGAACAGATAACTTAATGTCGCTGGGTAGTACCGGCACGGCTACCGGCAACTTTTTTATTGCCGGCCATAGTACTTCCGGAATAAGTGGCGATAAATCACAAGATAGTTGGGGTGGCAAGGACTTCTGGATGATTAAAATAAATGGTAACGGCGATAAGTTATTCGACAGCCGATTTGGGGGTACTGAGAATGAAGAATTACGTTCCATTATTATAACGGCTGATGGCGGTTACTTACTAGGAGGACGCTCCGAATCCGATGTAAGTGGCGATAAAACGCAGAAAACCCAAGGTAATAGCGATTATTGGGTCGTAAAAACAAATAGCACAGGAGTTAAACAGTGGGATAAACGCTTTGGCGGCAATGCCTATGAAGAAATCCGGACAGTATTGCAAACCCCTGATGGTGGGTATTTACTGGGAGGGCGCTCTGATTCTGGTATAAGCGGTGATCGTACCCAAGCCAGCCGGGGTAGCACCGACTTCTGGCTGGTAAAAGTAGCGCCCGAAATTCTGGAAATACGCTCATCCGAAATAGCATCCTCGGCCTTGGCAAGTGAAGTTGCTATCTCGGAAAAAGCGTTGGAATCAACTGTTTCGCTAAACCTGACAGCGTATCCTAATCCATTTCAGGAAAAAGTAAACGTTCACTTTACTTTACCCGAAACCCAAACTGTTCAGATACTGGTGTATGATAGTAAAGGGAAAGTACAAGCAACTTTATTTCGGGGCGAAGCACAGGCTAATAAAACCTACCACTTAGAGTGGCAAGCCGATAACCAGGCTACCGGTATGTATCTGCTGCAATTGCAAACCAAAACCAATCGCAGCCAGTGTAAACTACTCCTTTACCGATAG
- a CDS encoding GEVED domain-containing protein: MSIQSFRLNTLVNEDSGCNGQESNYIYYPPAGNLTTRLQRGKSYSFSLQSSPAYPQGFGIWLDYNNDGDFDDAGEFIYNSDAAGMGVFTGSLTIPTGTGNGLRRLRVRSTYNSTFTSAESCTASDYGETEDYSITIGESIPVQWNKRFGGSQNEGLTTVIKTSDGGYLVGGYSASGVSGDKSQAGQGKNDYWIVKTDAAGNKLWDKTYGGAENEYLNRVIQTQDGGYLLAGSSLSGTSGNKTQSSRGSRDYWLVKVDASGIKQWDKRYGGKGEDELKKVLQLTTGEYILAGHSNSPAGDDKSQGSQGGWDYWLVKVSIDGVKLWDKRYGGNLDETLGGIVQVNGGGFLLGGSSASGISGDKSAFSRGGTDFWLVRTDDNGNMLWDKTYGGSGQDLVLSVGKSGKSDFFISGQSDSPAGWDKTRDNHGGIDYWFIKVTSTGEKVWDKRFGGTKDDELRASIQTTDGGYLLAGKSFSNRSGNKRQNSRGSSDFWIVKTDPDGMYQWDRRYGGSGTEELRAVLQTSDGGLLLAGKSDSEASGEKTQPSQGGNDYWLVKVALEATSIMAETTKEATLGEQSAVATERTMFQASPNPFQEQVTVRFTLPEAQSAQVKIYDIQGRDIATLFHGEAKANQIYQLKWNAANHVTGMYLLQLQTAGKCKQQKILLLR; the protein is encoded by the coding sequence ATGTCTATTCAGTCTTTTCGTTTAAATACCTTAGTGAATGAGGATTCTGGCTGTAACGGGCAGGAAAGCAATTATATCTATTACCCACCCGCTGGCAACCTCACTACCAGGCTACAAAGAGGTAAATCTTATTCTTTTTCGTTACAGTCTAGCCCTGCTTATCCGCAAGGCTTTGGTATATGGCTCGACTATAACAACGATGGGGACTTTGATGATGCCGGCGAGTTTATCTATAATTCCGATGCCGCTGGAATGGGGGTTTTTACAGGTAGCCTAACTATACCAACAGGAACAGGTAATGGCTTACGCCGGCTCCGGGTAAGAAGCACCTATAATAGTACCTTTACCAGTGCGGAGTCTTGCACTGCTTCGGACTACGGCGAAACCGAAGATTACTCCATTACTATCGGAGAGAGTATACCGGTTCAGTGGAATAAGCGATTTGGGGGCTCGCAGAACGAAGGCTTAACTACGGTAATTAAAACTTCGGATGGTGGCTACTTAGTTGGCGGGTATTCAGCTTCCGGTGTTAGTGGGGATAAAAGCCAAGCTGGCCAGGGTAAGAACGACTACTGGATTGTAAAGACCGATGCAGCAGGAAACAAATTATGGGATAAAACCTACGGTGGAGCGGAGAACGAGTATTTAAACCGGGTCATTCAAACGCAAGATGGCGGATACCTCTTAGCTGGCTCTTCGCTATCTGGCACCAGCGGAAATAAGACACAGTCTAGCCGCGGCAGCCGCGATTATTGGCTTGTTAAGGTAGATGCTTCCGGAATAAAACAATGGGATAAGCGGTATGGCGGTAAGGGAGAAGACGAACTCAAGAAAGTTCTTCAGCTAACTACGGGGGAGTACATTTTAGCAGGACACAGCAACTCTCCAGCCGGTGACGACAAGAGCCAAGGTAGCCAGGGTGGCTGGGATTATTGGCTGGTAAAAGTATCTATAGACGGAGTAAAACTATGGGATAAGCGGTATGGCGGTAATTTAGATGAAACCCTGGGCGGCATTGTCCAGGTAAATGGGGGTGGTTTTTTGCTGGGAGGTAGTTCAGCTTCAGGCATTAGCGGCGACAAGAGTGCGTTTAGTCGGGGCGGTACAGATTTTTGGCTGGTACGAACCGACGATAACGGGAACATGCTCTGGGATAAAACCTACGGAGGCAGTGGACAAGACCTTGTGTTGTCGGTGGGGAAATCAGGAAAAAGTGATTTCTTCATTTCGGGGCAAAGCGACTCACCGGCGGGTTGGGATAAAACCCGGGACAATCATGGGGGTATCGATTACTGGTTTATTAAAGTAACCAGTACGGGCGAGAAGGTATGGGACAAGCGTTTTGGTGGCACAAAAGATGATGAATTAAGAGCAAGCATTCAAACTACCGATGGAGGATATCTTTTGGCTGGTAAGTCTTTCTCCAACCGAAGCGGGAATAAAAGGCAAAATAGCCGGGGTTCAAGCGATTTTTGGATTGTGAAAACAGATCCTGATGGCATGTACCAGTGGGATCGCCGGTACGGAGGCAGTGGGACAGAAGAACTAAGAGCGGTTCTCCAGACCAGTGATGGGGGTTTGCTGCTAGCCGGCAAATCAGATTCTGAGGCAAGCGGAGAGAAAACTCAGCCCAGCCAGGGTGGCAATGACTATTGGTTAGTGAAGGTAGCCCTGGAAGCCACCTCTATAATGGCTGAAACTACGAAAGAAGCAACGTTAGGCGAACAATCTGCAGTAGCAACGGAACGTACCATGTTTCAAGCTTCACCTAATCCATTTCAAGAGCAAGTAACAGTCCGCTTTACTTTACCTGAAGCACAATCTGCTCAGGTGAAAATCTATGATATTCAGGGAAGGGATATTGCTACTTTATTCCACGGCGAAGCTAAAGCTAACCAAATTTACCAATTAAAATGGAACGCTGCTAATCATGTAACTGGTATGTATCTGCTGCAACTGCAAACGGCTGGTAAATGTAAGCAGCAGAAAATATTACTGCTTCGGTAA
- a CDS encoding T9SS type A sorting domain-containing protein, translating to MKTQLLPGNKIYKNLPFAYYNRFIYLTFVLVCGVTVATWAQPSVLWDKTIGGNKSENLSFVQQTNDGGYILGGSSNSAISGDKTQINKEVDYWIVKLDANRNKLWDKTIGGPGSDHLTSMQQTSDGGYILGGYSYSGQGGDKSEENKGGIDELGRPTTDYWVVKINATGAIIWENTLGGNHNDHLLAVQQTSDGGYILGGWSFSGINADKSAASKNGDYWIVKLNANGTKVWDRTIGSNFYDEFATLQQTSDGGYIIGGHTEGTGGDKTSPTKGASDYWIVKLNADGTTSWDKTIGGSSYDRLEVVQQTQDGGYIVGGNSASGISGDKSEALRDVEEIPDLFPSDYWIVKLNATGTKEWDKTLGGTALDYLSSILQTSEGNYILGGYSFSEQGGEKTEPSKGMGDFWLVNVDVNGAKIWDKTIGGNYTDILTSLQPTPDGNYLLGGTSPSDLSGDKTAASQGATDYWLLKITDHTSKMLWNKRFGGVGAEYLTALIQTRDGGYLAGGYSNSDVGGDKTQLSWGKNDYWVVKTNAAGKKLWNRRFGGSNDDFLTTLIQTQDGGYLLGGSSVSGISGDKTQAGRGNRDYWIVKLDAQGNKQWDKRYGGTGKDELKKVIQLPSGRYILAGTSNSPTGGDKSAGNQGAQDYWILKISATGTRMWDRSFGGTLNDALSDLAFTADGGFLLGGSSASGVSGDKTQPSWGGYDYWLVRIDGLGNKLWDKRFGGIGDDNLTSLGSTNTSTGNFFIAGYSGSGVSGDKTQSSQGGTDFWMLKINRNGGKLWDKRFGGSQHERLHSIIITADGGYLLGGISNSDISGDKTQASFGNSDYWVVKTTSLGVKEWDKRFGGAEYDNLRTVLQTTDGGYILGGYSYSGSSGNKTQPSRGSTDFWLVALGPEPSGTSSPAVAREITLPEDLVILPEPGNLTVAPNPFRDRINVHFTLPQTQPVQVKVFDMQGREVTTLFQGEAQANKAYEVEWQAVNKAPGMYLLQLQTPTNRQQQKMILAK from the coding sequence ATGAAAACACAATTACTTCCGGGCAATAAAATTTACAAAAATCTACCATTTGCTTATTACAACCGCTTTATTTATCTAACGTTTGTGTTAGTCTGCGGGGTAACTGTGGCCACCTGGGCCCAGCCATCTGTACTTTGGGATAAAACCATTGGCGGGAATAAATCGGAAAACCTGAGTTTCGTGCAACAAACAAACGACGGCGGTTACATCCTGGGGGGCTCTTCTAACTCGGCCATTAGCGGCGATAAAACGCAGATAAATAAGGAAGTAGATTACTGGATTGTTAAGTTAGATGCTAACCGCAATAAATTGTGGGATAAAACCATTGGCGGACCCGGTAGCGATCATTTAACATCGATGCAGCAAACCAGCGATGGTGGGTATATTCTAGGGGGTTACTCCTATTCCGGACAAGGCGGCGATAAATCGGAAGAAAATAAGGGCGGAATAGATGAACTGGGGCGGCCCACCACCGATTACTGGGTAGTAAAAATAAATGCCACCGGCGCCATTATTTGGGAAAACACCCTTGGCGGCAACCACAACGACCACTTGCTAGCCGTGCAACAAACCAGCGACGGCGGGTATATTCTGGGAGGCTGGTCGTTTTCTGGAATTAACGCAGATAAATCCGCGGCTTCTAAAAACGGTGATTATTGGATAGTAAAACTAAATGCCAATGGCACCAAAGTTTGGGACCGCACCATTGGCAGCAATTTTTACGACGAGTTTGCCACTTTGCAACAAACCAGCGATGGCGGGTATATTATTGGCGGCCACACAGAAGGAACCGGGGGCGACAAAACTTCTCCCACCAAAGGAGCCAGTGATTACTGGATTGTAAAGCTAAATGCCGATGGCACTACATCCTGGGATAAAACCATTGGCGGTAGCTCTTACGACCGGTTAGAAGTAGTGCAGCAAACCCAGGACGGGGGGTATATTGTAGGCGGCAATTCGGCCTCTGGTATCAGTGGGGATAAATCGGAAGCGCTGCGCGATGTAGAAGAAATACCGGATCTGTTTCCATCGGACTACTGGATAGTGAAACTTAATGCCACCGGTACCAAAGAATGGGATAAAACTTTGGGCGGAACAGCCTTGGATTACCTGAGTTCTATCCTGCAAACAAGCGAAGGCAACTATATTTTGGGCGGCTATTCCTTTTCGGAACAAGGTGGTGAGAAAACCGAACCCAGTAAAGGAATGGGCGATTTTTGGTTAGTAAATGTAGATGTGAACGGCGCCAAAATCTGGGATAAAACTATTGGCGGTAATTACACTGATATTTTAACCTCGTTGCAGCCTACCCCGGATGGCAATTACCTGCTCGGCGGCACCTCACCTTCTGACCTTAGTGGCGATAAAACCGCAGCCAGCCAAGGGGCTACCGATTATTGGCTCTTAAAAATTACCGACCATACGAGCAAAATGCTTTGGAACAAGCGCTTTGGGGGAGTGGGCGCCGAGTATTTAACCGCGCTTATTCAAACCCGGGATGGCGGTTACTTAGCCGGAGGATATTCTAACTCCGATGTGGGTGGCGATAAAACGCAACTCAGTTGGGGTAAAAACGACTACTGGGTAGTAAAAACCAATGCCGCGGGTAAGAAATTGTGGAACCGGCGCTTTGGCGGCTCTAATGATGATTTTTTAACCACGCTTATTCAAACGCAGGACGGTGGCTACTTGCTGGGAGGCAGTTCGGTTTCCGGAATAAGTGGTGATAAAACCCAGGCTGGTCGCGGCAACCGGGATTACTGGATAGTTAAATTAGATGCTCAAGGAAATAAACAATGGGATAAACGCTACGGCGGCACGGGTAAAGATGAACTTAAAAAAGTGATTCAACTGCCTTCGGGACGTTATATTTTAGCCGGAACCAGTAACTCCCCCACCGGAGGCGATAAAAGCGCCGGCAACCAAGGAGCGCAGGATTACTGGATTTTAAAAATTTCAGCTACGGGCACCCGTATGTGGGATAGAAGTTTTGGCGGTACCTTAAACGATGCCCTGAGTGATTTAGCTTTCACCGCGGATGGCGGCTTTCTGCTGGGCGGTTCCTCGGCCTCGGGCGTTAGCGGCGACAAAACGCAACCTAGTTGGGGCGGCTATGATTATTGGCTGGTACGGATAGATGGCCTGGGCAACAAACTTTGGGATAAACGGTTCGGCGGCATCGGAGACGATAATTTAACTTCGCTAGGTAGCACGAACACCAGTACTGGCAACTTTTTTATTGCAGGCTATAGTGGTTCTGGTGTAAGCGGCGATAAAACCCAGAGCAGCCAGGGAGGTACCGACTTCTGGATGCTTAAAATTAATCGTAACGGCGGCAAACTTTGGGATAAGCGCTTTGGGGGCAGCCAGCACGAACGCCTGCATTCTATTATCATTACTGCCGATGGCGGGTACTTACTAGGCGGTATTTCTAATTCCGACATCAGCGGCGACAAAACGCAAGCCAGTTTTGGTAACAGCGACTACTGGGTAGTAAAAACCACGAGCTTAGGCGTAAAAGAATGGGATAAACGCTTTGGCGGCGCTGAATACGACAACCTGCGTACCGTGCTGCAGACCACCGATGGCGGGTACATTTTAGGCGGGTATTCTTACTCGGGTAGCAGCGGCAACAAAACGCAACCCAGCCGCGGCAGTACCGACTTTTGGTTGGTGGCATTAGGCCCTGAGCCGTCTGGCACTTCTTCCCCAGCAGTAGCGCGCGAAATTACTCTCCCGGAAGATCTCGTAATTTTACCGGAACCCGGCAACCTAACCGTGGCACCTAATCCTTTCCGGGACAGAATAAACGTACACTTTACGCTCCCGCAAACGCAACCCGTCCAGGTAAAAGTTTTCGATATGCAGGGCCGGGAAGTAACTACGTTGTTTCAAGGAGAGGCACAGGCCAACAAAGCCTACGAGGTAGAGTGGCAAGCTGTTAACAAAGCTCCCGGTATGTACTTGCTGCAACTGCAAACCCCTACAAATCGCCAACAACAGAAAATGATCTTGGCTAAGTAA